The Sulfurimonas hydrogeniphila genome includes a window with the following:
- a CDS encoding DUF1566 domain-containing protein: MQKIFILLFVLFSCAQAQNSVTDTTQELQWLDTKDMQKFNGIWKLANSYCKALHAAQKDDWRLPTKKELQHLGESKKLKAKFRHLDTALYWSKDIDKSSDGFNAYTVYTGNGFISSTDKCNTNKLVCVRKLQ; this comes from the coding sequence ATGCAAAAAATTTTTATACTGCTTTTTGTTTTGTTCTCCTGTGCACAGGCACAAAACAGCGTTACAGATACAACGCAAGAGTTACAATGGCTTGATACAAAGGATATGCAGAAGTTTAACGGTATATGGAAACTGGCAAACAGTTACTGTAAAGCATTACATGCAGCGCAAAAAGATGACTGGCGACTGCCGACAAAAAAGGAACTGCAACACCTGGGAGAGTCAAAAAAACTCAAAGCAAAATTCAGGCACCTTGATACTGCGCTGTACTGGAGTAAAGATATAGACAAAAGCAGTGACGGATTTAATGCTTATACCGTCTATACAGGAAACGGTTTCATCTCATCAACGGATAAATGCAATACAAACAAACTGGTATGTGTCAGAAAACTACAGTGA
- a CDS encoding ThiF family adenylyltransferase: protein MQKYDRIKLVLKDDFSKLEDAKILLLGVGGVGSFCLDCLYRSGVKDITIVDFDTYDKSNQNRQMWSELHEGETKVDALKEHYPELHVINRRIDEAWVQEFDFEPYDLVLDAIDDRNAKLAIAQKCHKKLISSFGSAKRLDPTKVQVGDIWKSYGDKFGAKIRYELKKRGFNKKYKVIFSSEEAVIKEKGSFMGVTATFGLTMCAEAIKKLREEK, encoded by the coding sequence ATGCAAAAATATGACCGCATAAAACTTGTGTTAAAGGATGATTTTTCTAAACTCGAAGATGCTAAAATATTACTGCTGGGTGTCGGCGGTGTCGGCAGCTTCTGCCTGGACTGTTTATACAGAAGCGGTGTGAAAGATATCACGATTGTAGATTTTGATACCTATGACAAATCAAACCAAAATCGTCAGATGTGGTCGGAACTGCATGAAGGTGAGACAAAGGTAGACGCCTTAAAAGAGCACTATCCGGAGTTACATGTAATCAACAGACGCATAGACGAAGCGTGGGTGCAGGAGTTTGATTTTGAACCGTATGACTTGGTACTTGATGCAATAGATGACAGAAATGCAAAACTCGCAATCGCACAAAAATGCCATAAAAAACTCATCTCTTCTTTTGGAAGTGCCAAAAGGCTTGATCCGACAAAGGTTCAGGTGGGTGATATCTGGAAAAGTTACGGCGATAAATTCGGTGCAAAAATTCGGTATGAATTGAAAAAACGCGGTTTTAACAAAAAATATAAAGTGATTTTTTCAAGCGAGGAAGCAGTCATAAAAGAAAAAGGCAGCTTTATGGGTGTCACGGCAACTTTCGGTCTGACCATGTGTGCCGAAGCAATCAAAAAGCTAAGAGAGGAAAAATAG
- a CDS encoding thiamine biosynthesis protein ThiF has translation MIHGFDLSSDLVCEGIVGDGCGGGRIFYVQDEKLKTFDPVTKKSMILLDNVGNVQKISKSACIITIECSDQTREFDLSSL, from the coding sequence ATGATTCATGGTTTTGATTTGAGTTCTGATCTTGTTTGTGAGGGGATTGTCGGTGACGGCTGCGGAGGCGGACGTATTTTTTATGTTCAAGATGAAAAACTGAAAACCTTTGACCCCGTGACAAAAAAGTCTATGATACTCCTGGATAATGTGGGAAATGTTCAAAAAATCAGTAAATCTGCCTGTATTATTACAATAGAGTGTTCAGATCAAACCAGAGAGTTTGATCTTTCATCACTGTAG
- the rho gene encoding transcription termination factor Rho, with product MSEHESSTQSRKNTKNNHKNNSKSRTHTPVKGSSVEELRTKSIQELVDIATQLGVEQPNELKRQDVIFEILKAQTAQGGYILFSGILEIMQDGYGFIRSIDQSFNESINDAYVSNTQIKRFALRNGDVVTGQVRPPKDQERYYALIKIEAVNSLPPEESKKRPLFENLTPLYPTEQLKLEYREKGLTGRMMDLFCPIGKGQRGLIVAPPRSGKTELLKEIAHGITTNHAEVDLMVLLVDERPEEVTDMERSVKGEVYSSTFDMPAKNHVKVAEMVIEKAKRRVELGRDVVILLDSITRLARAYNTVTPSSGKVLSGGVDANALHKPKRFFGAARNIENGGSLTIIATALVDTGSRMDEVIFEEFKGTGNMEVVLDRKIADRRIYPAIDILKSGTRKDELLIGPEVLQKVFILRQMLHKQDNEVEALKFIYNTMGKKSTNEEFLESMNTNS from the coding sequence ATGAGTGAACATGAATCTTCCACACAATCGCGTAAAAACACTAAAAACAATCATAAAAACAATTCAAAATCCAGAACACACACTCCTGTAAAAGGCTCAAGTGTCGAAGAACTTCGTACAAAAAGCATTCAAGAGCTTGTTGATATAGCGACACAGCTTGGTGTTGAACAGCCAAATGAACTCAAACGCCAGGATGTAATCTTTGAAATACTCAAAGCGCAGACTGCACAGGGCGGCTATATTCTTTTCAGCGGTATTTTGGAAATCATGCAAGACGGTTACGGTTTTATCCGTTCAATCGATCAGAGTTTTAATGAAAGTATCAATGATGCCTATGTATCAAACACACAAATCAAACGCTTTGCTCTGCGAAACGGAGATGTTGTAACGGGTCAGGTTCGTCCTCCCAAAGATCAGGAACGCTACTACGCGCTTATAAAGATAGAAGCAGTCAACTCCCTTCCTCCGGAAGAGAGTAAGAAAAGACCTCTTTTTGAAAACCTCACACCACTTTATCCGACAGAACAGCTCAAACTCGAATACCGTGAAAAAGGCTTGACAGGCCGTATGATGGATCTTTTTTGCCCTATCGGAAAGGGACAGCGCGGTTTGATAGTTGCGCCTCCAAGAAGCGGGAAAACAGAGCTTTTAAAAGAGATTGCACACGGTATTACGACAAATCATGCTGAAGTTGATTTGATGGTACTTCTTGTGGACGAACGCCCAGAAGAGGTAACAGACATGGAGAGAAGCGTCAAAGGAGAAGTCTACAGTTCTACCTTTGATATGCCTGCAAAAAACCATGTAAAAGTTGCCGAGATGGTCATAGAAAAAGCAAAACGTAGAGTAGAGCTTGGTCGTGATGTCGTTATTCTCCTGGATTCTATCACTCGTCTTGCACGTGCCTACAACACAGTTACCCCTTCAAGCGGAAAAGTGCTCTCGGGTGGTGTGGATGCAAATGCCCTGCATAAGCCAAAACGTTTCTTCGGAGCGGCGAGAAACATTGAAAACGGCGGCAGTTTGACTATTATTGCCACAGCTTTGGTTGATACGGGAAGCCGAATGGATGAAGTTATCTTTGAAGAGTTCAAAGGGACAGGAAATATGGAAGTCGTCCTTGACAGAAAAATTGCAGACAGACGTATCTACCCTGCTATTGACATTCTCAAATCAGGAACACGTAAAGATGAACTCCTTATCGGTCCAGAAGTATTGCAGAAGGTATTTATTCTTCGTCAGATGCTGCATAAACAGGATAACGAAGTCGAAGCACTCAAATTTATCTACAACACTATGGGCAAAAAATCTACGAATGAAGAGTTTCTTGAAAGTATGAACACAAACAGCTAG
- a CDS encoding carboxymuconolactone decarboxylase family protein has protein sequence MAYIQLPEFEEMSPAIQDKARPILEKTGKLGEIFKLLALDEKVYFATDTMIQKYLLDETTLSYDIKESIALLISLENGCKMCVDVHKSIAKMLGMSEERIEEVLQGVDDLDADEAEKALLNFCIRASKKDNYKVTKEEIDNLKKLGWSDIQIVEAVAITGYFNYINTLSNVFGLE, from the coding sequence ATGGCATATATACAACTACCGGAATTTGAAGAAATGAGCCCTGCAATTCAGGACAAAGCAAGACCTATTTTAGAAAAAACAGGAAAACTCGGAGAGATATTCAAACTCTTGGCTCTTGATGAAAAAGTTTACTTTGCAACAGACACAATGATACAAAAATACCTTTTGGATGAAACAACACTCTCATACGATATAAAAGAGTCTATCGCTTTGCTTATATCTTTGGAAAATGGCTGTAAAATGTGTGTAGATGTCCATAAAAGTATCGCAAAAATGTTAGGTATGAGTGAGGAGAGAATCGAAGAAGTTTTACAGGGTGTCGATGATTTGGATGCTGATGAAGCAGAAAAAGCACTTTTAAACTTCTGTATACGCGCATCCAAAAAAGACAACTACAAAGTTACAAAAGAAGAGATAGACAACTTGAAAAAACTCGGCTGGAGTGATATCCAAATAGTCGAAGCAGTTGCTATTACCGGTTACTTTAACTACATTAACACACTTTCAAATGTTTTTGGCTTAGAGTAA
- a CDS encoding YeeE/YedE thiosulfate transporter family protein, whose product MPRQIPWWVGGIAMSLLFYFSFSTFGANRPIGASTGMAYLATVLFGLDADSYAYTAEIEQSGAWEGVMLIGLFFGGLFMSIFVTKSFHLSLIPTLWKERKNRSVKSRMLWSFIAGFLLVFGARLAGGCNAGHILSGGSQLALSGVIFAVFALGTGVITGRFFYKKKVCKNDR is encoded by the coding sequence ATGCCTAGACAGATACCTTGGTGGGTTGGCGGAATTGCAATGAGTTTACTTTTTTATTTTAGTTTTTCAACTTTTGGAGCGAATCGTCCTATCGGTGCTTCAACCGGAATGGCGTACCTTGCAACTGTTTTATTTGGACTGGATGCAGATAGTTATGCTTATACAGCAGAGATAGAACAATCCGGAGCATGGGAAGGTGTCATGCTGATCGGTCTGTTCTTTGGCGGACTTTTTATGTCAATTTTTGTAACAAAGTCTTTTCATTTGAGTCTTATCCCCACACTCTGGAAAGAGAGAAAAAACAGATCAGTCAAATCTCGTATGCTTTGGAGTTTTATTGCCGGATTTCTGCTTGTATTTGGTGCCAGACTAGCAGGCGGATGCAATGCCGGGCATATTTTGTCCGGTGGCAGTCAATTGGCACTCAGTGGTGTAATCTTTGCCGTTTTTGCGCTGGGAACAGGTGTGATAACAGGAAGATTTTTTTACAAAAAAAAGGTTTGCAAAAATGACAGATAG
- a CDS encoding thioredoxin family protein: MAFIDVDEDNFDVVLAREFEKEKFVVLKFGSYYCDACQIMDMELEELCDRLANVSVLSIDSGKSEYLTQRYFVEEVPTTLIFKEAEKQLFYRTGITLADDMIDVILKEC, translated from the coding sequence ATGGCGTTTATAGATGTGGATGAAGATAATTTTGATGTTGTTTTGGCAAGAGAATTTGAAAAAGAAAAATTTGTCGTTTTAAAGTTTGGTTCTTACTACTGTGATGCATGCCAGATTATGGACATGGAGCTTGAGGAGTTGTGTGACAGGCTTGCGAATGTCTCTGTTTTGAGCATTGACAGCGGAAAGTCGGAGTATCTGACACAGCGGTATTTTGTTGAAGAAGTGCCGACTACTTTGATATTTAAAGAGGCAGAGAAACAGCTTTTTTACAGAACAGGGATTACTCTTGCCGATGATATGATAGATGTGATTTTGAAAGAGTGTTAA
- the surE gene encoding 5'/3'-nucleotidase SurE: protein MKNKYKILVTNDDGYEAKGLLCLVEALRELPDVEVTVVAPANEKSACGHSLTLTRPLRFVGIEENFFKLEDGTPTDCVYLSLNAIFQGDKPDLVVSGINRGSNMGEDITYSGTAAGAMEGVLHNIPSVAISQVMDFTNPKGDFTLAQKTIKKIVTKIRNEKFPLPEREFLNINIPPAVEEAQMKITYAGYRIYSNEADVHSNPRGEKHYWLGLHPLNFRAREGVKGVSDYEAIRDGFISVTPIMLDLSAYKSMKTLEEWLD from the coding sequence ATGAAGAACAAGTATAAAATTTTAGTAACAAATGATGACGGATATGAGGCGAAAGGACTGCTGTGTCTGGTGGAAGCTTTACGTGAGCTCCCAGATGTGGAGGTGACTGTTGTGGCTCCGGCAAATGAAAAGTCTGCCTGCGGACACTCTTTGACCCTGACAAGACCTTTGCGTTTTGTAGGCATTGAAGAGAACTTTTTTAAACTCGAAGACGGAACACCCACTGACTGCGTGTACCTCTCTTTGAATGCAATTTTTCAGGGAGACAAACCAGACCTTGTTGTCAGCGGGATAAACAGAGGTTCCAACATGGGTGAAGACATTACCTACAGCGGAACCGCTGCAGGTGCTATGGAAGGTGTTTTGCACAATATTCCCTCTGTTGCGATTTCGCAGGTAATGGATTTTACCAATCCCAAGGGAGATTTTACGCTCGCTCAAAAAACAATCAAAAAGATAGTGACAAAAATACGAAATGAAAAGTTCCCTCTGCCTGAGAGAGAATTTTTAAATATCAACATTCCTCCGGCAGTTGAAGAGGCACAGATGAAGATAACCTATGCAGGGTACAGGATCTACTCGAATGAAGCCGATGTGCACAGTAATCCACGAGGCGAGAAACACTACTGGCTTGGGCTGCATCCTCTGAATTTTCGAGCAAGAGAAGGTGTCAAAGGTGTGAGCGATTATGAAGCAATACGTGACGGATTTATATCTGTGACTCCGATTATGCTTGATTTGAGTGCGTACAAAAGCATGAAAACATTAGAAGAATGGTTGGACTGA
- a CDS encoding DsrE family protein gives MKNVFLILSLFSVLVNAREYKVVFDCSSADASYIKSRMWLVGKTIDMIEEQGDTAKVALTLHGSCVAMVAKDYDMTVPDEDVQDIKQSQQYLKKLAKRKNVTITACAMSLAHNAIEKEDVLPFVKISKNSFLDTIRYQNDGYALMSFK, from the coding sequence ATGAAAAATGTTTTTTTAATTCTCAGCCTTTTTAGTGTACTTGTCAATGCCAGAGAGTATAAAGTTGTCTTTGACTGCAGTTCGGCTGATGCATCTTATATAAAAAGCCGTATGTGGCTTGTCGGAAAAACTATAGATATGATTGAAGAACAGGGAGATACTGCAAAAGTAGCACTGACACTTCACGGCTCCTGCGTTGCAATGGTGGCAAAAGATTACGACATGACAGTACCGGATGAAGATGTCCAAGATATAAAACAATCCCAGCAATACCTCAAGAAACTTGCAAAAAGAAAAAATGTCACCATCACTGCCTGCGCTATGTCTCTGGCACATAATGCTATTGAAAAAGAAGATGTTCTGCCTTTTGTAAAGATTTCAAAAAACAGTTTCTTAGATACCATCAGATACCAAAATGACGGGTATGCGCTCATGAGTTTCAAATAA
- a CDS encoding YeeE/YedE thiosulfate transporter family protein, with amino-acid sequence MTDRIVHMFDIVARQGHGSVWTVLFTGFVFGAVILYSRLDKFEKMAGFMLFEDTLVPRMAMTTVALSSLGFYILVQTGYASYSVKPVLLAGLITGAILFGIGLVILGKCPSAFFVSVSEGRIDALVGVLGGMVGGAVFTLFYPQIKNFMGPDLGKVQIFHYFEDHALLVVVIFSTILLITAYLLPTIEYKDPADFKKN; translated from the coding sequence ATGACAGATAGAATTGTACATATGTTTGATATAGTGGCAAGGCAAGGACATGGTTCTGTTTGGACGGTACTGTTTACAGGCTTTGTTTTTGGTGCCGTTATTTTATACTCAAGATTGGATAAATTTGAAAAAATGGCTGGTTTTATGCTTTTTGAAGATACCCTTGTTCCTCGTATGGCGATGACAACCGTTGCACTTTCAAGCCTGGGATTTTATATTTTGGTACAGACTGGTTATGCTTCTTATTCTGTAAAACCTGTTTTACTTGCAGGACTTATCACGGGGGCAATACTTTTTGGTATCGGCTTGGTTATTTTAGGAAAATGTCCCTCTGCTTTTTTTGTTTCGGTATCTGAGGGCCGAATAGATGCCCTTGTCGGCGTTTTGGGAGGAATGGTCGGTGGAGCGGTTTTTACGCTTTTTTACCCTCAGATAAAAAACTTCATGGGTCCGGATTTGGGAAAAGTGCAAATATTTCATTATTTTGAAGATCACGCTTTACTTGTTGTAGTAATTTTTAGTACTATTTTACTGATTACTGCATATCTGCTGCCGACAATAGAATATAAAGACCCTGCAGATTTCAAAAAAAATTAG
- a CDS encoding Mur ligase family protein, with the protein MKNLVSDLKQYKSIGIFGFGVEGKSFYNFAQKYLPGTELVIIDKNHPSCDENYLDRLHEAELIIKSPGISLYNLDIDYHSFHFSSTTALLLKHFKHQIIGVTGTKGKSTLVTLIDSLLKNAEKKSILCGNIGIPAFDMLEEISAETKIVMELSSHQLLHVTHSPHIAILTNLFEEHLDYYKDVQEYYAAKFNIYRYQSKKDVFIYNLAQKLDCGYNVYENELKYSVDFSLQNGFIHQSTLQILEKLKEILALGDEAYMQTLNTFQTLPHRLEFVKEVKGVSYINDSIATIPQATIEAVKILKNVDTLIIGGNDRGVHYEVLIDFLLASDVANIILFSDTGKKIYDALHVKVKQKNLFLQKNLQESVKKAYNIARKTVLFSPAASSFNEYKNFAERGDEFKRAVKQLKG; encoded by the coding sequence TTGAAAAACTTAGTTTCTGATTTAAAACAGTATAAAAGTATCGGGATTTTCGGTTTTGGTGTAGAAGGGAAGTCTTTTTATAATTTTGCACAAAAATATTTACCGGGTACTGAACTTGTTATTATAGATAAAAATCATCCTTCTTGTGATGAGAATTATTTGGACAGGCTCCATGAAGCAGAACTGATTATCAAATCACCCGGTATCTCTTTGTATAATTTGGACATTGATTATCACTCTTTTCATTTTTCTTCTACAACTGCACTGTTGCTCAAGCATTTTAAACATCAGATTATCGGAGTAACGGGAACAAAAGGCAAAAGTACCCTTGTAACACTTATAGACAGTTTGTTGAAAAATGCAGAAAAAAAGAGTATTTTATGTGGCAATATCGGTATACCCGCTTTTGATATGCTCGAAGAGATCAGTGCTGAGACAAAAATAGTGATGGAACTCTCCTCTCATCAGCTCTTACATGTAACGCACTCCCCTCATATTGCGATTTTGACCAATCTGTTTGAAGAACATTTGGATTATTACAAAGATGTACAGGAATACTATGCAGCCAAGTTCAATATATACAGGTATCAGAGCAAAAAGGATGTTTTTATCTATAATCTGGCGCAAAAATTGGACTGCGGATATAATGTATATGAAAATGAACTCAAATACAGTGTGGATTTCAGTCTGCAAAACGGGTTTATTCATCAATCTACTTTGCAGATACTTGAAAAACTCAAAGAAATTTTGGCACTCGGTGATGAGGCATATATGCAAACACTTAACACTTTTCAAACGCTTCCTCACAGGCTGGAATTTGTCAAAGAAGTCAAGGGTGTGTCTTATATAAATGACTCAATAGCAACAATCCCTCAGGCTACCATAGAGGCTGTGAAAATTTTAAAAAATGTTGATACGCTTATAATCGGGGGGAATGACAGAGGTGTGCATTATGAAGTGCTGATAGATTTTTTGCTTGCAAGTGATGTCGCAAACATCATACTTTTTTCAGATACAGGGAAAAAAATTTATGATGCTTTACATGTAAAAGTGAAACAAAAAAATTTGTTTTTGCAAAAAAACTTGCAAGAGAGTGTCAAAAAAGCCTATAATATAGCAAGAAAAACCGTGTTGTTCTCTCCTGCTGCTTCGAGTTTTAACGAATATAAAAACTTTGCAGAGCGTGGGGATGAGTTTAAAAGAGCAGTTAAGCAATTAAAAGGATAG